The genomic segment GGCGTGGAAATCAAGCGCGAAGAACTGTTCCCCGAATCCATTTTCCAGGGCGACGCCGCCTTCGTCTCGAACGGCAAGGTCACCCCGGTCGGGCTGGCCGAACTGGAAAAGCAGATGCCCTACGCCGACCTCACCGAGTTCAAGAAGGACCCGCGCCTGGACAAGGTCGAAGACCTGTTCACCGTGGAGCTGATCGTCCGCTACCTGG from the Frigoriglobus tundricola genome contains:
- a CDS encoding acyl carrier protein, with protein sequence MTHEDIFAKVRTTLMDALSVDEEQVTPTARLKADLGAESIDFLDIVFRLEKQFGVEIKREELFPESIFQGDAAFVSNGKVTPVGLAELEKQMPYADLTEFKKDPRLDKVEDLFTVELIVRYLESKVAAKK